In the genome of Streptomyces sp. P3, the window CCCAGCGCACGTCCGGCGCCAGTGCGAGGCCCGCCGAGGCGGCGCCGAAGCCGAGCATGCCGGCACCGAAGAGGCGGCGGTGGCCATGGCGGTCGCCGAGCCGTCCGGCGAACACCAGCAGGCCGGCCACCGCGACCAGGTACCCGGTGCCCGCCCACTGGACCTGGGCGAGGGAGGCGTCGAGGTCGCTGCGCAGAGTGGGCTGGGCGACGGTGAGGGCGGTGCCGTCCAGCGCGACCACCGCGGCGCCGGCCGCACTGGCGGTCAGCGTCAGCGCCGGGGAGCGGCCCAGGCCCTTCACCCGCCCGCCTGCGGACCGAGGTGCGCGTCGATAGCCGTGCGCAGCAGGGGGCCGAAGTCGTCGGTCCCGGTGGCGAGTTGGAGGCTGCCCCAGCGCCACAACTGGGCGATGCCGTGCAGGTTCGCCCACAGCGCGGCCGCGACCGTACGGGCCCCCGGACCGGAGCCGGAGCCGGAGCCGGAACCCGAGCCGGAGCCGGAGCGGTCGCCGACGTCGGGGCGAGCCCCGGTGACCAGCTCCACCAGTACGCCGAACAGCGGCAGACTGGTGTCGCGCAGCCTCAGGTGGCCGCTCTCCAGCAGATCGTGACGGAACATCAGCTCGTACATGCCGGGGTTCTCCAGGGCGAACTCCAGGTAGGTCCGGGCCAGTTCGGCGAGTTCCGCGCGCGGGCCGCGGGCCCCGCCGCCGCGTGCGGCCGTCACCCGCGCTGCGAGGTCGGTGAAGCCGCGGTGCGCGATCGCCGACAGCAGCTCCAGGTGGGTGGGGAAGTAGCGGCGGGGCGCGCCGTGCGAGACGCCGGCCCTGCGGGCGATCTCCCGCAGGGTGAGGGCCGCAGTGCCCTCCCGGGCGAGCAGGTCCACGCCGACGTCGACGAGGCGGGTGCGCAGATCGGGGTCGGATTTCTCCGGATCACTCATAGACGCTGTCTACCAGGGGCGGGTAGACAGTGTCTATGGGCCGGCGTCCCGAGCGCGCCGGCCCGGGCCGCGACGTCGCCCGCCGGCAGCCGGGCGT includes:
- a CDS encoding TetR/AcrR family transcriptional regulator; translated protein: MSDPEKSDPDLRTRLVDVGVDLLAREGTAALTLREIARRAGVSHGAPRRYFPTHLELLSAIAHRGFTDLAARVTAARGGGARGPRAELAELARTYLEFALENPGMYELMFRHDLLESGHLRLRDTSLPLFGVLVELVTGARPDVGDRSGSGSGSGSGSGSGPGARTVAAALWANLHGIAQLWRWGSLQLATGTDDFGPLLRTAIDAHLGPQAGG